From one uncultured Paludibacter sp. genomic stretch:
- a CDS encoding RNA polymerase, sigma-24 subunit, ECF subfamily: MENSEIFIQHLKGKEKTSAFSTVVRSYQERLYWHIRKMVLNHDDANDLLQNTFMKAWNSLDSFRGDSQLSTWLYRIATNETLTFLSSKKNNTLSIGEVEENMLQNLQSDVYFNGDEVQLKLQKAILSLPEKQRLVFNXRFYEDMSYEQMSQILETSVGALKASYHHASKKIENILLEEK, encoded by the coding sequence TTGGAAAATTCCGAAATCTTTATTCAGCATCTCAAAGGAAAAGAAAAAACAAGCGCTTTTTCCACAGTAGTGCGTTCTTATCAAGAACGTCTTTATTGGCATATCCGGAAAATGGTACTCAATCACGACGATGCGAATGATTTACTCCAAAACACATTTATGAAAGCATGGAATAGTTTGGATAGTTTCAGAGGAGATTCGCAACTTTCTACGTGGTTATATCGTATTGCGACAAATGAAACGTTAACTTTTCTCTCATCAAAAAAGAATAACACATTATCCATAGGAGAAGTAGAAGAGAATATGCTACAGAACCTNCAAAGTGATGTTTATTTTAATGGGGATGAAGTGCAGCTCAAACTGCAAAAAGCAATACTTTCGTTACCTGAAAAACAACGATTGGTGTTTAATNTGCGATTTTATGAGGATATGAGTTACGAACAAATGAGCCAAATACTTGAAACTTCTGTAGGAGCGCTAAAAGCGTCGTATCATCATGCAAGCAAAAAAATTGAAAATATACTTTTAGAAGAAAAATAG